Proteins encoded within one genomic window of Triticum aestivum cultivar Chinese Spring chromosome 2D, IWGSC CS RefSeq v2.1, whole genome shotgun sequence:
- the LOC123050369 gene encoding mediator of RNA polymerase II transcription subunit 20a-like: MAPAKWLMHWHPNPGATLNSQILAEACSCAESLGGTKDGRWKTSIISCRPITRDSMGAGGRLPPDVPGDLLGVALHEHPGLYFSILRTHRLVLQADAAFPHVMEKLQSYKARVSLDFEGFQYQLGDFCLRIGKCAPNNSETMRGIIMEVEYYPLSSIEKSRAIMVDFFDIWQETLAKKSLPGRFIHVESNFSEYGLSDHYSFQHTAVQYATCLQQLMAVRA; encoded by the exons ATGGCCCCCGCCAAGTG GCTGATGCACTGGCACCCAAACCCTGGAGCGACGCTCAACAGCCAGATCCTGGCGGAGGCCTGTAGCTGCGCGGAGTCCCTCGGCGGCACCAAGGACGGCCGCTGGAAGACCTCCATCATCTCCTGCCGCCCGATCACACGAGACAGCATGGGCGCCGGCGGGCGGCTGCCTCCAGATGTGCCCGGCGATCTCCTCGGTGTCGCGCTCCACGAGCACCCCGGACTCTACTTCTCCATCCTCCGGACTCATCGGCTCGTCCTACAGGCTGACGCTGCCTTCCCCCATGTCATGGAGAAGCTCCAGTCCTACAAGGCTCGTGTGAGCCTCGACTTTGAG GGATTCCAATATCAACTGGGTGATTTTTGCTTGAGGATAGGTAAATGTGCTCCTAACAATTCTGAAACAATGAGAGGAATCATAATGGAG GTAGAGTATTATCCCTTATCTTCCATCGAAAAGTCCAGGGCAATTATGGTAGACTTCTTTGACATATGGCAGGAAACACTTGCAAAGAAGTCGCTGCCTGGTCGATTCATCCATGTAGAGTCTAACTTTTCAGAGTATGGTCTTTCAGATCACTACTCTTTCCAGCACACCGCAGTTCAGTATGCTACCTGCTTGCAACAACTCATGGCTGTGAGGGCCTAG